One part of the Palaemon carinicauda isolate YSFRI2023 chromosome 23, ASM3689809v2, whole genome shotgun sequence genome encodes these proteins:
- the LOC137617550 gene encoding uncharacterized protein: MAKNKIAPVKQMSIPRLELCGALIDARMRELIVKEFSWEFESVYHIVDSTIVRSQIQKESHGFNTFVAVCIAEIQIKTDSREWWWVDSIQNVADMTSKPCSPEKIGENSAWQNGPKFLTLPISKWPIKQDCEIELTDRVGVVMAVAKVSQNHVIHMVDVNRFSDYYKLLRVTFRVMNVFKYRSFKGMLREPTVQGIIKAELMWDREMQRDMTDWEVRFRRLGPSIKNGVIVVGQRISKWLKENWNREDYMLLPANHPVTRLYISYVHGVDHAGIETTLAKLQRKFWIPGARKIIKAIKNQCVTCRKLTKKLEDQCMGQMRIERMKPAPPFYYTAIDLFGPLTIRDTVKRRTHGKAFGVIYNCLVTRAVHLDLAEGYSTDDFLTTFQRFIAIRGAPKVIYSDKGTQLISASKKIENIGEKEGVTWIFNMPSDTPWYNGASEALIKSVKRCLCISVGDSVLNFGELQTALFAIANLMNERPIGTKPGFSLELGGYLCPNDLLLGRSTCFCPSGMYDISGDHKRRLKFIQSIIESFWKKWHRDYFPSLLIRQKWHTTRRNVRVGDVVLVQDSNVVRGAWKLAQVIRADPGQDGVVRDVDLRYKIIKHGKGYDGGVDKIMCRSVHRLVVLLPIEEQCMHT; encoded by the coding sequence ATGGCGAAAAATAAGATTGCACCAGTGAAACAAATGTCTATTCCTCGTCTGGAATTATGTGGTGCTCTCATAGATGCTAGGATGAGAGAACTCATAGTAAAGGAGTTTTCATGGGAGTTTGAGTCGGTTTATCACATAGTTGACTCGACAATTGTAAGATCACAAATTCAAAAGGAGTCCCATGGATTCAACACATTTGTTGCTGTATGCATTGCAGAGATACAAATAAAAACTGATTCAAGGGAATGGTGGTGGGTTGATTCGATTCAAAATGTTGCTGATATGACCTCTAAACCGTGTAGTCCAGAAAAAATTGGTGAAAATTCTGCCTGGCAAAATGGACCAAAATTCCTAACATTACCAATTTCAAAATGGCCTATCAAACAAGATTGTGAAATTGAACTAACTGATAGAGTAGGTGTTGTCATGGCTGTTGCTAAAGTAAGTCAGAACCATGTTATACACATGGTTGATGTTAATAGATTTAGTGATTATTACAAACTACTAAGAGTTACATTCagggtaatgaatgttttcaaataCAGATCCTTTAAGGGTATGCTGAGGGAACCAACAGTTCAAGGAATTATTAAAGCAGAACTAATGTGGGATAGAGAGATGCAAAGGGACATGACTGATTGGGAAGTTAGGTTCAGAAGATTAGGACCTTCAATTAAGAATGGAGTCATAGTAGTAGGACAAAGAATTTCTAAGTGGCTAAAGGAAAATTGGAATAGAGAAGACTATATGTTGCTACCAGCAAATCATCCAGTTACTagattgtatatatcatatgtacatgggGTTGACCATGCAGGCATAGAGACTACTCTggcaaagttacaaagaaaattctGGATTCCAGGGGCCAGAAAAATAATAAAGGCAATAAAGAATCAATGTGTGACATGTAGAAAGTTGACAAAGAAGTTAGAAGACCAATGCATGGGTCAAATGAGGATAGAAAGAATGAAACCTGCTCCACCTTTCTATTACACAGCTATAGATTTGTTTGGACCCTTAACAATAAGAGACACAGTTAAAAGGAGAACTCATGGTAAAGCCTTTGGTGTTATATATAACTGTTTAGTTACTAGAGCTGTTCACTTAGATTTGGCTGAAGGATACAGTACTGATGATTTTCTGACCACATTTCAAAGGTTTATTGCTATTAGAGGAGCTCCTAaagttatatattcagataagggaACTCAGTTGATATCAGCAagcaagaaaatagaaaacattgGAGAAAAGGAAGGGGTAACTTGGATCTTTAATATGCCTAGTGACACACCTTGGTATAATGGGGCAAGTGAAGCCCTGATCAAATCTGTCAAAAGGTGTCTTTGTATTAGTGTGGGAGATTCTGTATTGAATTTTGGAGAGTTACAAACTGCTTTGTTTGCTATTGCTAATCTGATGAATGAAAGACCAATTGGAACAAAACCTGGATTTAGTTTAGAGTTGGGGGGATACCTCTGTCCCAATGATCTGTTGCTTGGTCGGTCCACTTGCTTTTGTCCAAGTGGGATGTACGATATTAGTGGGGATCACAAAAGGAGATTAAAGTTTATACAAAGTATAATAGAATCCTTCTGGAAAAAGTGGCACCGAGACTATTTTCCTTCATTGTTAATCAGGCAGAAATGGCATACAACAAGGAGGAATGTAAGAGTTGGAGATGTGGTACTTGTGCAAGATAGTAATGTTGTAAGGGGGGCATGGAAACTAGCACAGGTGATTAGAGCTGATCCAGGACAAGATGGCGTTGTCCGTGATGTTGATTTAAGGTATAAGATTATAAAGCATGGGAAGGGATATGATGGTGGAGTGGATAAGATTATGTGTAGATCAGTACACAGGTTGGTGGTGTTATTACCAATAGAAGAACAATGTATGCATACGTAG